One window of the Trifolium pratense cultivar HEN17-A07 linkage group LG2, ARS_RC_1.1, whole genome shotgun sequence genome contains the following:
- the LOC123909933 gene encoding transcription factor HHO5 isoform X1, whose protein sequence is MEQQKQQLNLDLTLALASVPKTVSHFLNDVVSQTNNSSEKLSNLDDLVHRLEEEMNKVLAFKRELPLCIILLNNAIETLKEEKEKVRLMKMEDPKNSSDNKKNWMNSVHLWTNENNSKNEDVERCVSKKSNGGGVFMEFNGNSLKEVSQVPSYSLVSEVSHGNSKSGGSSGSSLLRVETQNQPQPPHPLQQNSRKQRRSWSSELHRRFVDALQQLGGAHVATPKQIREKMQVDGLTNDEVKSHLQKYRLHVRRFPVSSIEEANKLALYMTQDHREDTSKGNISESLSPQGPLTPLLLGGSVKGLSSHGRNSMDADDEQSDCRNWKGDHEQLHEAE, encoded by the exons ATggaacaacaaaaacaacaactcaACTTAGATTTGACTTTAGCTTTAGCCTCTGTTCCCAAAACTGTTTCTCATTTCCTCAACGACGTCGTTTCTCAGACCAATAATTCATCTGAAAAACTTTCAAACCTTGATGACTTAGTTCACAGATTGGAAGAAGAAATGAACAAAGTTCTTGCTTTCAAACGTGAACTCCCTCTTTGCATAATCCTCCTTAACAATG CTATAGAAACATTGAAggaggaaaaagaaaaagttaggTTAATGAAAATGGAAGATCCAAAAAACTCCAGTGATAATAAGAAGAATTGGATGAATTCAGTTCACCTTTGGACTAATGAAAATAATTcg aAGAATGAAGATGTTGAAAGGTGTGTGTCAAAGAAGAGTAATGGCGGAGGGGTATTTATGGAATTTAATGGAAATTCTTTGAAGGAGGTTTCTCAAGTTCCTAGCTATAGTTTGGTGTCTGAAGTGAGTCATGGAAATTCCAAGAGTGGTGGTAGTTCTGGATCGTCTTTGTTGCGTGTTGAGACACAGAATCAGCCGCAGCCACCACATCCTTTGCAGCAGAATTCGAGGAAACAAAGGCGTAGCTGGTCGTCTGAGCTTCATCGCCGTTTTGTTGATGCACTTCAACAGCTTGGTGGAGCACATG tAGCCACTCCTAAACAAATTAGGGAAAAGATGCAAGTGGACGGATTAACAAACGATGAAGTGAAAAGTCATTTGCAA AAATACAGGCTTCATGTTAGAAGATTTCCAGTTTCTTCAATTGAAGAAGCTAATAAACTCGCCTTATATATGACTCAAGATCACCGTGAAGATACATCAAAGGGAAACATATCAGAGTCTCTTTCACCACAGGGTCCTCTTACTCCTCTTCTTCTTGGAGGATCTGTTAAAGGTCTCTCAAGCCATGGAAGAAACAGTATGGATGCAGATGACGAGCAATCAGATTGCAGGAATTGGAAAGGTGATCATGAGCAGCTACATGAAGCAGAATAA
- the LOC123908944 gene encoding protein misato homolog 1 isoform X3 — MILIWMCFIVPGISTYTPRLVSINMRGSLGSMSSRGTLYKEVAPTTSDIFTWTGEVSTQASEPRKKNLFLQSLYEEENLNMVNENNGSLSEDQDKNITECLENEVQFWTDYSKVHFHPQSLYELNGVWTDVADFDNYGIGRDSFTWASQGEEISERLRFFVEECDHVQGFQFVVDDSGGFSAVASELLENIVDEYTNTPVMLYAVRGSGSRASPQSRNRKILEELHDAISFSRLSSYSKLIVPVGLPSLSKASKFLHIEDEKHYHSSAVYAAALHSISLPFRMVPVGPTADACSVSGAVDFHGLIQMLSGQGRQNMVSILDVAMPTPALTGGQNEPSLLEHFKPLTPMISEDGEDIQAIEHLTVHGAFTSVEGRRASICEVKDTVDAAFQRANTRPMFSHLSTALCPLPIPLPFPSIFGNQVGKHGKLISDQLTNSSSKGSLDVHSIPMAARLRSSSAVLPLLESKLQNLHRYGITRGAAGAELLRSWGFGKEELEEMQEMLSKMVATLCPPQLSSDSD, encoded by the exons ATGATCTTAATATGGATGTGCTTTATCGTACCG GGCATCAGTACATACACTCCTCGCCTAGTCTCAATAAACATGAGAG GATCCCTTGGATCTATGAGTTCACGTGGTACACTGTATAAGGAGGTTGCTCCCACAACATCAGATATTTTCACCTG GACTGGTGAAGTTTCCACCCAAGCCTCTGAACCTCGCAAAAAGAATTTGTTCCTACAAAGTCTTTATGAAGAAGAAAACTTGAATATGGTGAATGAGAACAATGGTTCTTTGAGTGAAGATCAGGATAAGAATATAACTGAGTGTCTAGAAAATGAAGTTCAGTTTTGGACAGATTACTCAAAAGTACATTTCCATCCCCAAAGTTTATATGAATTAAATGGAGTTTGGACGGATGTTGCGGATTTTGACAATTATGGAATTGGAAGGGATTCTTTTACTTGGGCATCACAAGGGGAAGAAATTAGTGAGAGGCTTCGTTTTTTTGTGGAAGAATGTGACCATGTACAG GGATTTCAATTCGTGGTTGATGACTCTGGAGGTTTCTCTGCTGTGGCTTCTGAATTGTTAGAGAATATTGTGGATGAATATACCAACACACCTGTCATGCTGTATGCTGTTCGTGGTTCTGGTTCACGGGCAAGTCCTCAGAGCAGAAATCGTAAAATCTTAGAGGAGCTTCATGATGCTATATCATTTTCAAGACTATCATCCTATTCTAAACTTATTGTGCCTGTTGGCTTGCCCTCCTTAA GTAAAGCTTCCAAATTCCTCCACATTGAAGATGAGAAGCATTACCACTCAAGTGCAGTTTATGCTGCTGCACTACACTCCATTAGTCTTCCTTTTCGAATGGTACCGGTTGGGCCTACTGCAGATGCATGTTCTGTTTCTGGGGCTGTAGATTTTCACGGACTTATACAAATGTTATCAGGGCAAGGAAGGCAGAATATGGTGTCAATTCTGGATGTTGCCATGCCAACACCTGCTTTAACTG GGGGACAGAATGAACCGTCTTTGCTAGAACATTTTAAGCCATTGACCCCAATGATTTCTGAGGATGGTGAAGACATACAGGCAATTGAACACTTGACAGTACATGGAGCTTTTACATCAG TAGAAGGTCGTCGTGCTTCAATTTGTGAAGTAAAAGATACAGTTGATGCTGCTTTTCAACGTGCCAACACAAGGCCAATGTTCAGCCATCTATCTACCGCTCTTTGTCCCCTGCCTATTCCCTTGCCTTTTCCATCAATCTTTGGAAACCAAGTTGGCAAGCACGGCAAATTGATAAGCGACCAACTGACTAATTCTTCATCAAAAGGATCCCTTGACGTCCATTCCATTCCCATGGCTGCCAGATTACGTTCCAGCAGTGCTGTCTTACCACTTTTGGAGAGTAAACTGCAAAATCTTCACCGGTATGGAATTACGCGAGGAGCAGCCGGAGCAGAGTTACTTAGGAGTTGGGGCTTCGGAAAAGAAGAATTGGAGGAAATGCAGGAGATGTTGTCTAAAATGGTTGCTACATTGTGTCCTCCTCAGTTGTCATCTGATTCAGATTAG
- the LOC123908944 gene encoding protein misato homolog 1 isoform X2: protein MKEIVTIQIGDYANYVGSHFWNFQDELIGLAEDSQADSVYKNHDLNMDVLYRTGETQQGISTYTPRLVSINMRGSLGSMSSRGTLYKEVAPTTSDIFTWTGEVSTQASEPRKKNLFLQSLYEEENLNMVNENNGSLSEDQDKNITECLENEVQFWTDYSKVHFHPQSLYELNGVWTDVADFDNYGIGRDSFTWASQGEEISERLRFFVEECDHVQGFQFVVDDSGGFSAVASELLENIVDEYTNTPVMLYAVRGSGSRASPQSRNRKILEELHDAISFSRLSSYSKLIVPVGLPSLSKASKFLHIEDEKHYHSSAVYAAALHSISLPFRMVPVGPTADACSVSGAVDFHGLIQMLSGQGRQNMVSILDVAMPTPALTGGQNEPSLLEHFKPLTPMISEDGEDIQAIEHLTVHGAFTSEGRRASICEVKDTVDAAFQRANTRPMFSHLSTALCPLPIPLPFPSIFGNQVGKHGKLISDQLTNSSSKGSLDVHSIPMAARLRSSSAVLPLLESKLQNLHRYGITRGAAGAELLRSWGFGKEELEEMQEMLSKMVATLCPPQLSSDSD, encoded by the exons ATGAAAGAAATTGTAACTATCCAAATTGGTGATTATGCCAATTATGTTGGTTCTCACTTTTGGAACTTTCAG GATGAGTTGATTGGATTAGCTGAAGACTCTCAAGCTGATTCAGTCTACAAGAACCATGATCTTAATATGGATGTGCTTTATCGTACCGGTGAGACACAGCAG GGCATCAGTACATACACTCCTCGCCTAGTCTCAATAAACATGAGAG GATCCCTTGGATCTATGAGTTCACGTGGTACACTGTATAAGGAGGTTGCTCCCACAACATCAGATATTTTCACCTG GACTGGTGAAGTTTCCACCCAAGCCTCTGAACCTCGCAAAAAGAATTTGTTCCTACAAAGTCTTTATGAAGAAGAAAACTTGAATATGGTGAATGAGAACAATGGTTCTTTGAGTGAAGATCAGGATAAGAATATAACTGAGTGTCTAGAAAATGAAGTTCAGTTTTGGACAGATTACTCAAAAGTACATTTCCATCCCCAAAGTTTATATGAATTAAATGGAGTTTGGACGGATGTTGCGGATTTTGACAATTATGGAATTGGAAGGGATTCTTTTACTTGGGCATCACAAGGGGAAGAAATTAGTGAGAGGCTTCGTTTTTTTGTGGAAGAATGTGACCATGTACAG GGATTTCAATTCGTGGTTGATGACTCTGGAGGTTTCTCTGCTGTGGCTTCTGAATTGTTAGAGAATATTGTGGATGAATATACCAACACACCTGTCATGCTGTATGCTGTTCGTGGTTCTGGTTCACGGGCAAGTCCTCAGAGCAGAAATCGTAAAATCTTAGAGGAGCTTCATGATGCTATATCATTTTCAAGACTATCATCCTATTCTAAACTTATTGTGCCTGTTGGCTTGCCCTCCTTAA GTAAAGCTTCCAAATTCCTCCACATTGAAGATGAGAAGCATTACCACTCAAGTGCAGTTTATGCTGCTGCACTACACTCCATTAGTCTTCCTTTTCGAATGGTACCGGTTGGGCCTACTGCAGATGCATGTTCTGTTTCTGGGGCTGTAGATTTTCACGGACTTATACAAATGTTATCAGGGCAAGGAAGGCAGAATATGGTGTCAATTCTGGATGTTGCCATGCCAACACCTGCTTTAACTG GGGGACAGAATGAACCGTCTTTGCTAGAACATTTTAAGCCATTGACCCCAATGATTTCTGAGGATGGTGAAGACATACAGGCAATTGAACACTTGACAGTACATGGAGCTTTTACATCAG AAGGTCGTCGTGCTTCAATTTGTGAAGTAAAAGATACAGTTGATGCTGCTTTTCAACGTGCCAACACAAGGCCAATGTTCAGCCATCTATCTACCGCTCTTTGTCCCCTGCCTATTCCCTTGCCTTTTCCATCAATCTTTGGAAACCAAGTTGGCAAGCACGGCAAATTGATAAGCGACCAACTGACTAATTCTTCATCAAAAGGATCCCTTGACGTCCATTCCATTCCCATGGCTGCCAGATTACGTTCCAGCAGTGCTGTCTTACCACTTTTGGAGAGTAAACTGCAAAATCTTCACCGGTATGGAATTACGCGAGGAGCAGCCGGAGCAGAGTTACTTAGGAGTTGGGGCTTCGGAAAAGAAGAATTGGAGGAAATGCAGGAGATGTTGTCTAAAATGGTTGCTACATTGTGTCCTCCTCAGTTGTCATCTGATTCAGATTAG
- the LOC123909933 gene encoding transcription factor HHO5 isoform X2 gives MEQQKQQLNLDLTLALASVPKTVSHFLNDVVSQTNNSSEKLSNLDDLVHRLEEEMNKVLAFKRELPLCIILLNNAIETLKEEKEKVRLMKMEDPKNSSDNKKNWMNSVHLWTNENNSKNEDVERCVSKKSNGGGVFMEFNGNSLKEVSQVPSYSLVSEVSHGNSKSGGSSGSSLLRVETQNQPQPPHPLQQNSRKQRRSWSSELHRRFVDALQQLGGAHATPKQIREKMQVDGLTNDEVKSHLQKYRLHVRRFPVSSIEEANKLALYMTQDHREDTSKGNISESLSPQGPLTPLLLGGSVKGLSSHGRNSMDADDEQSDCRNWKGDHEQLHEAE, from the exons ATggaacaacaaaaacaacaactcaACTTAGATTTGACTTTAGCTTTAGCCTCTGTTCCCAAAACTGTTTCTCATTTCCTCAACGACGTCGTTTCTCAGACCAATAATTCATCTGAAAAACTTTCAAACCTTGATGACTTAGTTCACAGATTGGAAGAAGAAATGAACAAAGTTCTTGCTTTCAAACGTGAACTCCCTCTTTGCATAATCCTCCTTAACAATG CTATAGAAACATTGAAggaggaaaaagaaaaagttaggTTAATGAAAATGGAAGATCCAAAAAACTCCAGTGATAATAAGAAGAATTGGATGAATTCAGTTCACCTTTGGACTAATGAAAATAATTcg aAGAATGAAGATGTTGAAAGGTGTGTGTCAAAGAAGAGTAATGGCGGAGGGGTATTTATGGAATTTAATGGAAATTCTTTGAAGGAGGTTTCTCAAGTTCCTAGCTATAGTTTGGTGTCTGAAGTGAGTCATGGAAATTCCAAGAGTGGTGGTAGTTCTGGATCGTCTTTGTTGCGTGTTGAGACACAGAATCAGCCGCAGCCACCACATCCTTTGCAGCAGAATTCGAGGAAACAAAGGCGTAGCTGGTCGTCTGAGCTTCATCGCCGTTTTGTTGATGCACTTCAACAGCTTGGTGGAGCACATG CCACTCCTAAACAAATTAGGGAAAAGATGCAAGTGGACGGATTAACAAACGATGAAGTGAAAAGTCATTTGCAA AAATACAGGCTTCATGTTAGAAGATTTCCAGTTTCTTCAATTGAAGAAGCTAATAAACTCGCCTTATATATGACTCAAGATCACCGTGAAGATACATCAAAGGGAAACATATCAGAGTCTCTTTCACCACAGGGTCCTCTTACTCCTCTTCTTCTTGGAGGATCTGTTAAAGGTCTCTCAAGCCATGGAAGAAACAGTATGGATGCAGATGACGAGCAATCAGATTGCAGGAATTGGAAAGGTGATCATGAGCAGCTACATGAAGCAGAATAA
- the LOC123910973 gene encoding LOB domain-containing protein 36-like, producing MSSSSNSPCAACKFLRRKCTQECVFAPYFPPDNPQRFAYVHKVFGASNVAKLLNELNATQRDDAVKSLAYEAEARLRDPVYGCVGLISLLQHKLRAIQGELNNAKKELATYIGPQALQSIPTTMLQQQQQHNNPFGGNSLYPYNGNVPAVTAANQMVIRDPQPPLQQQILDPHQLAVAVAAREQQDIFRTFENQQQQQEFLRFSGGFDVDSVSNSAGGFTPVSAGTGVGGGVVASDQLSPSLALGSFDNTYHHMQQSQQGQGQGESHPHHQQHHNHHLPLQAQLLLPPQQKQAQPQTQHSPLIHHHQQQTESEECRSVGLGPSC from the coding sequence ATGTCATCATCATCAAATTCTCCGTGTGCGGCGTGCAAGTTTCTCCGGCGAAAATGCACACAAGAGTGTGTGTTTGCACCGTATTTTCCACCGGACAATCCTCAAAGATTTGCATACGTACACAAAGTTTTCGGTGCGAGTAACGTGGCAAAGCTGTTAAACGAACTTAATGCGACTCAGCGTGATGACGCTGTAAAATCGTTGGCTTATGAGGCCGAGGCGCGGCTTAGAGACCCGGTTTATGGCTGTGTTGGTCTTATTTCACTTCTTCAGCATAAGCTAAGAGCAATTCAAGGTGAACTTAACAATGCTAAAAAGGAACTTGCTACTTATATTGGTCCTCAAGCGCTTCAAAGTATTCCAACAACCATGCTTCAGCAACAGCAGCAGCATAATAACCCTTTTGGTGGTAATTCGCTTTACCCTTATAATGGTAACGTTCCGGCCGTGACCGCGGCTAATCAGATGGTGATTCGTGATCCGCAACCGCCACTGCAGCAGCAGATCTTGGACCCTCATCAATTGGCTGTTGCTGTTGCTGCTAGAGAGCAACAGGACATTTTTAGGACTTTTGAAAATCAACAGCAACAGCAGGAATTTTTGAGGTTTAGTGGTGGGTTTGATGTGGATTCTGTTTCTAATTCTGCTGGTGGGTTCACACCAGTTTCTGCTGGTActggtgttggtggtggtgtTGTTGCTTCTGATCAATTGTCTCCTTCTTTGGCTTTGGGATCTTTTGATAATACTTATCACCACATGCAACAATCACAACAAGGACAAGGACAAGGAGAATCTCATCCTCATCATCAGCAGCATCATAATCATCATCTTCCACTTCAGGCTCAGTTATTGCTTCCTCCTCAGCAGAAACAAGCACAGCCACAAACTCAACATTCACCATTGATCCATCATCACCAACAACAGACGGAAAGCGAGGAGTGTAGGAGTGTTGGACTTGGTCCTTCTTGTTGA
- the LOC123909933 gene encoding transcription factor HHO5 isoform X4, whose amino-acid sequence MEQQKQQLNLDLTLALASVPKTVSHFLNDVVSQTNNSSEKLSNLDDLVHRLEEEMNKVLAFKRELPLCIILLNNAIETLKEEKEKVRLMKMEDPKNSSDNKKNWMNSVHLWTNENNSNEDVERCVSKKSNGGGVFMEFNGNSLKEVSQVPSYSLVSEVSHGNSKSGGSSGSSLLRVETQNQPQPPHPLQQNSRKQRRSWSSELHRRFVDALQQLGGAHATPKQIREKMQVDGLTNDEVKSHLQKYRLHVRRFPVSSIEEANKLALYMTQDHREDTSKGNISESLSPQGPLTPLLLGGSVKGLSSHGRNSMDADDEQSDCRNWKGDHEQLHEAE is encoded by the exons ATggaacaacaaaaacaacaactcaACTTAGATTTGACTTTAGCTTTAGCCTCTGTTCCCAAAACTGTTTCTCATTTCCTCAACGACGTCGTTTCTCAGACCAATAATTCATCTGAAAAACTTTCAAACCTTGATGACTTAGTTCACAGATTGGAAGAAGAAATGAACAAAGTTCTTGCTTTCAAACGTGAACTCCCTCTTTGCATAATCCTCCTTAACAATG CTATAGAAACATTGAAggaggaaaaagaaaaagttaggTTAATGAAAATGGAAGATCCAAAAAACTCCAGTGATAATAAGAAGAATTGGATGAATTCAGTTCACCTTTGGACTAATGAAAATAATTcg AATGAAGATGTTGAAAGGTGTGTGTCAAAGAAGAGTAATGGCGGAGGGGTATTTATGGAATTTAATGGAAATTCTTTGAAGGAGGTTTCTCAAGTTCCTAGCTATAGTTTGGTGTCTGAAGTGAGTCATGGAAATTCCAAGAGTGGTGGTAGTTCTGGATCGTCTTTGTTGCGTGTTGAGACACAGAATCAGCCGCAGCCACCACATCCTTTGCAGCAGAATTCGAGGAAACAAAGGCGTAGCTGGTCGTCTGAGCTTCATCGCCGTTTTGTTGATGCACTTCAACAGCTTGGTGGAGCACATG CCACTCCTAAACAAATTAGGGAAAAGATGCAAGTGGACGGATTAACAAACGATGAAGTGAAAAGTCATTTGCAA AAATACAGGCTTCATGTTAGAAGATTTCCAGTTTCTTCAATTGAAGAAGCTAATAAACTCGCCTTATATATGACTCAAGATCACCGTGAAGATACATCAAAGGGAAACATATCAGAGTCTCTTTCACCACAGGGTCCTCTTACTCCTCTTCTTCTTGGAGGATCTGTTAAAGGTCTCTCAAGCCATGGAAGAAACAGTATGGATGCAGATGACGAGCAATCAGATTGCAGGAATTGGAAAGGTGATCATGAGCAGCTACATGAAGCAGAATAA
- the LOC123908944 gene encoding protein misato homolog 1 isoform X1 yields MKEIVTIQIGDYANYVGSHFWNFQDELIGLAEDSQADSVYKNHDLNMDVLYRTGETQQGISTYTPRLVSINMRGSLGSMSSRGTLYKEVAPTTSDIFTWTGEVSTQASEPRKKNLFLQSLYEEENLNMVNENNGSLSEDQDKNITECLENEVQFWTDYSKVHFHPQSLYELNGVWTDVADFDNYGIGRDSFTWASQGEEISERLRFFVEECDHVQGFQFVVDDSGGFSAVASELLENIVDEYTNTPVMLYAVRGSGSRASPQSRNRKILEELHDAISFSRLSSYSKLIVPVGLPSLSKASKFLHIEDEKHYHSSAVYAAALHSISLPFRMVPVGPTADACSVSGAVDFHGLIQMLSGQGRQNMVSILDVAMPTPALTGGQNEPSLLEHFKPLTPMISEDGEDIQAIEHLTVHGAFTSVEGRRASICEVKDTVDAAFQRANTRPMFSHLSTALCPLPIPLPFPSIFGNQVGKHGKLISDQLTNSSSKGSLDVHSIPMAARLRSSSAVLPLLESKLQNLHRYGITRGAAGAELLRSWGFGKEELEEMQEMLSKMVATLCPPQLSSDSD; encoded by the exons ATGAAAGAAATTGTAACTATCCAAATTGGTGATTATGCCAATTATGTTGGTTCTCACTTTTGGAACTTTCAG GATGAGTTGATTGGATTAGCTGAAGACTCTCAAGCTGATTCAGTCTACAAGAACCATGATCTTAATATGGATGTGCTTTATCGTACCGGTGAGACACAGCAG GGCATCAGTACATACACTCCTCGCCTAGTCTCAATAAACATGAGAG GATCCCTTGGATCTATGAGTTCACGTGGTACACTGTATAAGGAGGTTGCTCCCACAACATCAGATATTTTCACCTG GACTGGTGAAGTTTCCACCCAAGCCTCTGAACCTCGCAAAAAGAATTTGTTCCTACAAAGTCTTTATGAAGAAGAAAACTTGAATATGGTGAATGAGAACAATGGTTCTTTGAGTGAAGATCAGGATAAGAATATAACTGAGTGTCTAGAAAATGAAGTTCAGTTTTGGACAGATTACTCAAAAGTACATTTCCATCCCCAAAGTTTATATGAATTAAATGGAGTTTGGACGGATGTTGCGGATTTTGACAATTATGGAATTGGAAGGGATTCTTTTACTTGGGCATCACAAGGGGAAGAAATTAGTGAGAGGCTTCGTTTTTTTGTGGAAGAATGTGACCATGTACAG GGATTTCAATTCGTGGTTGATGACTCTGGAGGTTTCTCTGCTGTGGCTTCTGAATTGTTAGAGAATATTGTGGATGAATATACCAACACACCTGTCATGCTGTATGCTGTTCGTGGTTCTGGTTCACGGGCAAGTCCTCAGAGCAGAAATCGTAAAATCTTAGAGGAGCTTCATGATGCTATATCATTTTCAAGACTATCATCCTATTCTAAACTTATTGTGCCTGTTGGCTTGCCCTCCTTAA GTAAAGCTTCCAAATTCCTCCACATTGAAGATGAGAAGCATTACCACTCAAGTGCAGTTTATGCTGCTGCACTACACTCCATTAGTCTTCCTTTTCGAATGGTACCGGTTGGGCCTACTGCAGATGCATGTTCTGTTTCTGGGGCTGTAGATTTTCACGGACTTATACAAATGTTATCAGGGCAAGGAAGGCAGAATATGGTGTCAATTCTGGATGTTGCCATGCCAACACCTGCTTTAACTG GGGGACAGAATGAACCGTCTTTGCTAGAACATTTTAAGCCATTGACCCCAATGATTTCTGAGGATGGTGAAGACATACAGGCAATTGAACACTTGACAGTACATGGAGCTTTTACATCAG TAGAAGGTCGTCGTGCTTCAATTTGTGAAGTAAAAGATACAGTTGATGCTGCTTTTCAACGTGCCAACACAAGGCCAATGTTCAGCCATCTATCTACCGCTCTTTGTCCCCTGCCTATTCCCTTGCCTTTTCCATCAATCTTTGGAAACCAAGTTGGCAAGCACGGCAAATTGATAAGCGACCAACTGACTAATTCTTCATCAAAAGGATCCCTTGACGTCCATTCCATTCCCATGGCTGCCAGATTACGTTCCAGCAGTGCTGTCTTACCACTTTTGGAGAGTAAACTGCAAAATCTTCACCGGTATGGAATTACGCGAGGAGCAGCCGGAGCAGAGTTACTTAGGAGTTGGGGCTTCGGAAAAGAAGAATTGGAGGAAATGCAGGAGATGTTGTCTAAAATGGTTGCTACATTGTGTCCTCCTCAGTTGTCATCTGATTCAGATTAG
- the LOC123909933 gene encoding transcription factor HHO5 isoform X3 — MEQQKQQLNLDLTLALASVPKTVSHFLNDVVSQTNNSSEKLSNLDDLVHRLEEEMNKVLAFKRELPLCIILLNNAIETLKEEKEKVRLMKMEDPKNSSDNKKNWMNSVHLWTNENNSNEDVERCVSKKSNGGGVFMEFNGNSLKEVSQVPSYSLVSEVSHGNSKSGGSSGSSLLRVETQNQPQPPHPLQQNSRKQRRSWSSELHRRFVDALQQLGGAHVATPKQIREKMQVDGLTNDEVKSHLQKYRLHVRRFPVSSIEEANKLALYMTQDHREDTSKGNISESLSPQGPLTPLLLGGSVKGLSSHGRNSMDADDEQSDCRNWKGDHEQLHEAE, encoded by the exons ATggaacaacaaaaacaacaactcaACTTAGATTTGACTTTAGCTTTAGCCTCTGTTCCCAAAACTGTTTCTCATTTCCTCAACGACGTCGTTTCTCAGACCAATAATTCATCTGAAAAACTTTCAAACCTTGATGACTTAGTTCACAGATTGGAAGAAGAAATGAACAAAGTTCTTGCTTTCAAACGTGAACTCCCTCTTTGCATAATCCTCCTTAACAATG CTATAGAAACATTGAAggaggaaaaagaaaaagttaggTTAATGAAAATGGAAGATCCAAAAAACTCCAGTGATAATAAGAAGAATTGGATGAATTCAGTTCACCTTTGGACTAATGAAAATAATTcg AATGAAGATGTTGAAAGGTGTGTGTCAAAGAAGAGTAATGGCGGAGGGGTATTTATGGAATTTAATGGAAATTCTTTGAAGGAGGTTTCTCAAGTTCCTAGCTATAGTTTGGTGTCTGAAGTGAGTCATGGAAATTCCAAGAGTGGTGGTAGTTCTGGATCGTCTTTGTTGCGTGTTGAGACACAGAATCAGCCGCAGCCACCACATCCTTTGCAGCAGAATTCGAGGAAACAAAGGCGTAGCTGGTCGTCTGAGCTTCATCGCCGTTTTGTTGATGCACTTCAACAGCTTGGTGGAGCACATG tAGCCACTCCTAAACAAATTAGGGAAAAGATGCAAGTGGACGGATTAACAAACGATGAAGTGAAAAGTCATTTGCAA AAATACAGGCTTCATGTTAGAAGATTTCCAGTTTCTTCAATTGAAGAAGCTAATAAACTCGCCTTATATATGACTCAAGATCACCGTGAAGATACATCAAAGGGAAACATATCAGAGTCTCTTTCACCACAGGGTCCTCTTACTCCTCTTCTTCTTGGAGGATCTGTTAAAGGTCTCTCAAGCCATGGAAGAAACAGTATGGATGCAGATGACGAGCAATCAGATTGCAGGAATTGGAAAGGTGATCATGAGCAGCTACATGAAGCAGAATAA